One window from the genome of Streptomyces sp. WZ-12 encodes:
- a CDS encoding ABC transporter permease, whose translation MTAVETGAGAATGTFAPRPGAAPLPRMIRAQATLETTMLLRNGEQLLLTVIIPTLLLVLFSAVRIIDTGAGKSVDFLAPGVLGLAVLSTAFTGQAIATGFERRYGVLKRLAASPLPRWGLMTAKTCAVLVTEVLQVALLTGVALALGWSPQGNPLSVALLLLLGTAAFSGLGLLMAGTLKAEATLAAANLVFLLLLVGGGVIVPLTKFPEAAQQVLQFLPISALSDGLREVLQHGAGLPWGDVGILAVWAVVGLGAAAKFFRWE comes from the coding sequence ATGACCGCCGTCGAGACCGGTGCCGGCGCCGCGACCGGCACGTTCGCCCCGCGCCCGGGGGCGGCCCCGCTGCCCCGGATGATCCGCGCGCAGGCCACGCTGGAGACCACGATGCTGCTGCGCAACGGCGAGCAGCTCCTGCTGACGGTCATCATCCCGACGCTGCTGCTGGTGCTGTTCTCCGCCGTCCGCATCATCGACACCGGCGCCGGGAAGTCGGTGGACTTCCTCGCCCCGGGCGTCCTCGGACTCGCCGTGCTCTCCACGGCGTTCACCGGACAGGCCATCGCCACCGGCTTCGAGCGGCGCTACGGCGTGCTCAAGCGGCTGGCCGCCTCGCCGCTGCCGCGCTGGGGGCTGATGACCGCGAAGACCTGCGCGGTGCTGGTCACCGAGGTCCTCCAGGTCGCGCTGCTGACCGGGGTCGCCCTCGCGCTGGGCTGGTCCCCACAGGGCAACCCGCTCTCCGTGGCCCTGCTGCTCCTGCTGGGCACCGCCGCCTTCTCCGGCCTGGGGCTGCTGATGGCCGGCACCCTCAAGGCCGAGGCCACGCTCGCCGCCGCCAACCTCGTCTTCCTACTGCTGCTCGTCGGCGGCGGGGTGATCGTCCCGCTCACGAAGTTCCCCGAAGCGGCCCAGCAGGTGCTCCAGTTCCTGCCGATCTCCGCGCTCTCGGACGGCCTGCGGGAGGTCCTCCAGCACGGCGCCGGGCTGCCCTGGGGCGACGTCGGAATCCTGGCGGTCTGGGCGGTCGTCGGCCTGGGCGCCGCGGCGAAGTTCTTCCGCTGGGAGTGA
- a CDS encoding ABC transporter ATP-binding protein — MPSTSPGGDARPSGREPAVEVVGLVKRYGTKTAVNGLDLTVARGTVTAVLGPNGAGKTTTIETCEGYRRPDAGTVRVLGLDPVADAAALRPRIGVMLQSGGVYASARAEEMLRHTATLHAHPLDVRLLIDRLGLGSCGRTPYRRLSGGQQQRLALAMAVVGRPELVFLDEPTAGLDPQARRATWDLVRELRADGVGVVLTTHFMDEAEQLADDVAIVDGGRVVTQGSPEELCKGGAENSLRFSGRPGLDVASLLKALPAECVAAELTAGTYRVQGRIDPQLLATVASWCAQNGVMPDAIAVERHTLEDVFLELTGKELRA; from the coding sequence ATGCCCAGCACCTCCCCCGGGGGCGACGCCCGCCCCTCCGGCCGCGAACCCGCCGTCGAGGTCGTCGGCCTGGTCAAGCGGTACGGGACGAAGACCGCCGTGAACGGGCTCGACCTCACCGTCGCGCGCGGCACCGTGACCGCCGTCCTCGGCCCCAACGGCGCCGGCAAGACCACCACGATCGAGACCTGCGAAGGCTACCGCCGGCCGGACGCCGGCACGGTCCGCGTCCTCGGGCTGGATCCGGTCGCCGACGCCGCCGCGCTGCGCCCCAGGATCGGCGTGATGCTCCAGTCCGGCGGCGTCTACGCCAGCGCCCGCGCCGAGGAGATGCTGCGGCACACCGCCACCCTGCACGCCCACCCGCTCGATGTGCGGCTGCTCATCGACCGGCTGGGGCTGGGCAGTTGCGGGCGCACGCCCTACCGACGGCTCTCCGGCGGTCAGCAGCAGCGCCTGGCGCTGGCCATGGCCGTGGTCGGCCGCCCCGAGCTGGTCTTCCTCGACGAGCCGACCGCCGGCCTCGACCCGCAGGCCCGCCGCGCCACCTGGGACCTCGTCCGGGAACTGCGCGCGGACGGCGTCGGCGTGGTGCTGACCACCCACTTCATGGACGAGGCCGAGCAGCTCGCCGACGACGTCGCGATCGTCGACGGCGGCCGGGTCGTCACCCAGGGCAGCCCGGAGGAGCTGTGCAAGGGCGGCGCGGAGAACAGCCTGCGCTTCAGCGGCCGTCCCGGTCTGGACGTCGCCTCGCTCCTCAAGGCGCTGCCCGCCGAGTGCGTCGCCGCCGAACTGACCGCCGGCACCTACCGCGTCCAGGGCCGGATCGATCCACAGTTGCTGGCCACCGTGGCCTCGTGGTGTGCCCAGAACGGGGTGATGCCCGACGCGATAGCCGTCGAGCGGCACACCCTGGAGGACGTCTTCTTGGAACTGACCGGCAAGGAGCTGCGCGCATGA
- a CDS encoding helix-turn-helix transcriptional regulator, with protein MKNASEDRKRPAARQGAGPVPSAPAHDEQRGTRNRVARSILDHGPSTAAELALRLELTQAAVRRHLDALAAEGVVEPREKRVYGARGRGRPARAFALTDCGRDAFDQSYDDLAADALRWIAQSAGGGAKGEAAVAAFARARLAAQAEGYREAVESAEPEARTRALAKALTADGYAATARSAPNPQFGEQLCQHHCPVVHVAEQYPQFCEAETEVFSRLLGTHVQRLATIAHGDGVCTTFVPKAGAGKAAHRSGERTTQTTTASASTAGRNPA; from the coding sequence GTGAAAAACGCGAGCGAGGACCGGAAGAGGCCAGCCGCCCGGCAGGGCGCCGGCCCGGTTCCGTCCGCGCCCGCGCACGACGAGCAGCGCGGCACGCGCAACCGCGTCGCCCGCTCCATCCTCGACCACGGTCCGTCCACCGCGGCCGAGCTGGCCCTCCGCCTGGAGCTGACCCAGGCCGCCGTCCGCCGTCATCTGGACGCACTGGCCGCCGAGGGTGTCGTGGAGCCCCGCGAGAAGCGGGTCTACGGTGCTCGCGGCCGTGGCCGCCCGGCCAGGGCGTTCGCCCTGACCGACTGCGGCCGGGACGCCTTCGACCAGTCCTACGACGACCTCGCCGCCGATGCGCTGCGCTGGATCGCGCAGAGCGCGGGCGGCGGCGCCAAGGGCGAGGCGGCGGTCGCCGCGTTCGCCCGCGCGCGGCTGGCCGCCCAGGCCGAGGGGTACCGCGAGGCGGTCGAGAGCGCCGAGCCCGAGGCCCGCACCCGGGCCCTCGCGAAGGCATTGACCGCCGACGGGTACGCTGCTACGGCGCGCAGTGCGCCCAATCCCCAGTTCGGTGAACAGCTCTGCCAGCACCACTGCCCGGTCGTCCACGTCGCCGAGCAGTACCCGCAGTTCTGCGAGGCGGAGACCGAGGTCTTCTCCCGTTTGCTCGGGACCCACGTACAGCGCCTCGCCACCATCGCCCACGGCGACGGGGTGTGCACGACCTTCGTCCCGAAGGCCGGCGCCGGCAAGGCGGCTCACCGCAGCGGTGAGCGCACCACACAGACCACCACAGCATCTGCAAGCACGGCCGGGAGGAACCCCGCATGA
- the sufB gene encoding Fe-S cluster assembly protein SufB → MTLPTETAHPELEGLGKYEYGWADSDAAGASAKRGLSEDVVRDISGKKNEPEWMLKLRLKGLKLFDKKPMPTWGSDLSGIDFDNIKYFVRSTEQQAASWEDLPEDIKNTYDKLGIPEAEKQRLVAGVAAQYESEVVYHQIREDLEKQGVIFLDTDTALKEHPELFQEYFGTVIPVGDNKFASLNTAVWSGGSFIYVPKGVQVDIPLQAYFRINTENMGQFERTLIIVDEDAYVHYVEGCTAPIYKSDSLHSAVVEIIVKKGGRCRYTTIQNWSNNVYNLVTKRAVAYEGATMEWVDGNLGSKVTMKYPAVYLMGEHAKGETLSIAFAGEGQHQDAGSKMVHMAPNTSSNIVSKSVARGGGRTSYRGLVEIGEGAAGSKSNVLCDALLVDTISRSDTYPYVDVREDDVSMGHEATVSKVSEDQLFYLMARGLSEDEAMAMIVRGFVEPIARELPMEYALELNRLIELQMEGAVG, encoded by the coding sequence ATGACGCTCCCCACGGAGACTGCTCACCCTGAGCTTGAGGGACTGGGCAAGTACGAATACGGCTGGGCCGACTCCGACGCGGCCGGCGCTTCGGCGAAGCGCGGTCTTTCCGAGGACGTCGTCCGCGACATCTCGGGGAAGAAGAACGAGCCGGAGTGGATGCTCAAGCTGCGGCTCAAGGGGCTGAAGCTGTTCGACAAGAAGCCCATGCCGACCTGGGGCTCCGACCTGTCGGGCATCGACTTCGACAACATCAAGTACTTCGTCCGCTCCACCGAGCAGCAGGCCGCCTCCTGGGAGGACCTGCCCGAGGACATCAAGAACACCTACGACAAGCTGGGCATCCCCGAGGCGGAGAAGCAGCGCCTGGTCGCCGGTGTCGCCGCGCAGTACGAGTCCGAGGTGGTGTACCACCAGATCCGCGAGGACCTGGAGAAGCAGGGCGTCATCTTCCTGGACACCGACACCGCGCTCAAGGAGCACCCGGAGCTCTTCCAGGAGTACTTCGGCACGGTCATCCCCGTCGGTGACAACAAGTTCGCGTCGTTGAACACCGCGGTCTGGTCCGGCGGTTCGTTCATCTACGTGCCCAAGGGCGTCCAGGTGGACATCCCGCTCCAGGCCTACTTCCGGATCAACACCGAGAACATGGGCCAGTTCGAGCGGACGCTGATCATCGTCGACGAGGACGCCTACGTCCACTACGTCGAGGGTTGCACCGCGCCGATCTACAAGTCGGACTCGCTGCACTCCGCGGTCGTCGAGATCATCGTCAAGAAGGGCGGCCGCTGCCGCTACACGACCATCCAGAACTGGTCGAACAACGTCTACAACCTGGTCACCAAGCGGGCCGTGGCCTACGAGGGCGCGACCATGGAGTGGGTCGACGGCAACCTCGGCTCCAAGGTCACCATGAAGTACCCCGCGGTCTACCTCATGGGCGAGCACGCCAAGGGCGAGACCCTCTCCATCGCCTTCGCCGGCGAGGGCCAGCACCAGGACGCCGGCTCCAAGATGGTCCACATGGCGCCGAACACCTCCTCCAACATCGTCTCCAAGTCGGTGGCGCGGGGCGGCGGTCGGACCTCCTACCGCGGTCTGGTCGAGATCGGCGAGGGCGCCGCGGGCTCCAAGTCCAACGTGCTGTGCGACGCACTGCTGGTGGACACCATCTCCCGCTCCGACACCTACCCCTACGTGGACGTCCGCGAGGACGACGTGTCCATGGGCCACGAGGCGACGGTCTCCAAGGTCAGCGAGGACCAGCTCTTCTACCTGATGGCGCGCGGCCTGTCCGAGGACGAGGCGATGGCGATGATCGTGCGCGGCTTCGTCGAGCCGATCGCCCGCGAGTTGCCGATGGAGTACGCGCTGGAGCTCAACCGGCTGATCGAGCTGCAGATGGAAGGCGCGGTCGGCTGA
- the sufD gene encoding Fe-S cluster assembly protein SufD, with the protein MAEAQNIPLGSTTAGSVAVAAESTVATRMSAPPSYDVADFPVPHGREEEWRFTPLARLKGLHDGTAEAGGPDLKVDITAPEGVTHELVDRADPRVGKAGKPVDRVAAQAYSSFEKASVISVAKETVLGEPIRIKVHGEGGTAFGHQVIELGAFAEAVVVIDHTGSGVLAANVDYLLGDGAKLTVVSVQDWDDDAVHCGQHNALVGRDASFKSVVVTFGGDLVRLHPRIDYAGPGGEAELYGLYFTEAGQHQEHRLFVDHDTPNCRSHVTYKGALQGQDAHAVWIGDVLIQAAATGTDTYELNRNLVLTDGARVDSVPNLEIETGEIVGAGHASATGRFDDEQLFYLMARGIPADEARRLVVRGFFAELVQQIGLPDVEERLMSKVEAELEAAAA; encoded by the coding sequence ATGGCTGAGGCTCAGAACATCCCGCTGGGGTCCACGACCGCCGGTTCCGTCGCGGTGGCCGCGGAGTCCACCGTCGCCACCCGGATGAGTGCCCCGCCGTCCTACGACGTGGCGGACTTCCCGGTGCCGCACGGTCGCGAGGAGGAGTGGCGGTTCACGCCGCTGGCCCGCCTCAAGGGCCTGCACGACGGCACGGCCGAGGCCGGCGGCCCCGACCTGAAGGTGGACATCACCGCGCCCGAGGGCGTCACCCACGAGCTCGTCGACCGCGCCGACCCGCGGGTCGGCAAGGCCGGCAAGCCGGTGGACCGGGTCGCCGCCCAGGCGTACAGCTCCTTCGAGAAGGCGTCGGTGATCTCCGTCGCCAAGGAGACGGTGCTCGGCGAGCCGATCCGGATCAAGGTGCACGGCGAGGGCGGCACCGCCTTCGGCCACCAGGTCATCGAGCTGGGCGCGTTCGCCGAGGCCGTCGTGGTCATCGACCACACCGGCTCCGGCGTGCTCGCCGCCAACGTCGACTACCTCCTCGGCGACGGCGCCAAGCTGACCGTGGTCTCCGTCCAGGACTGGGACGACGACGCCGTCCACTGCGGCCAGCACAACGCCCTGGTCGGCCGGGACGCCAGCTTCAAGTCCGTGGTCGTCACCTTCGGCGGCGACCTGGTCCGCCTGCACCCGCGGATCGACTACGCCGGCCCCGGCGGCGAGGCCGAGCTCTACGGCCTGTACTTCACCGAGGCCGGCCAGCACCAGGAGCACCGCCTCTTCGTCGACCACGACACCCCCAACTGCCGCTCCCACGTGACCTACAAGGGCGCGCTGCAGGGCCAGGACGCGCACGCGGTCTGGATCGGCGACGTCCTGATCCAGGCGGCCGCCACCGGCACCGACACCTACGAGCTCAACCGCAACCTCGTCCTCACCGACGGCGCGCGGGTGGACTCGGTGCCCAACCTGGAGATCGAGACCGGCGAGATCGTCGGCGCCGGCCACGCCTCGGCGACCGGCCGGTTCGACGACGAGCAGCTCTTCTACCTGATGGCCCGCGGCATCCCGGCCGACGAGGCCCGTCGCCTGGTCGTGCGCGGCTTCTTCGCCGAGCTGGTCCAGCAGATCGGCCTCCCGGACGTCGAGGAGCGCCTGATGAGCAAGGTCGAGGCCGAGTTGGAAGCGGCAGCGGCATGA
- a CDS encoding non-heme iron oxygenase ferredoxin subunit, whose product MSYVRVAALSELAEDTPKRVEIDGTPVSLVRTEGEVFAINDICSHANVSLSEGEVEDCSIECWLHGSSFDLRTGKPSGLPATRPVPVYPVKIEGDDVLVSVTQES is encoded by the coding sequence ATGAGTTACGTACGTGTGGCCGCACTGAGCGAGCTGGCCGAGGACACCCCGAAGCGGGTGGAGATCGACGGCACGCCGGTCTCGCTCGTGCGCACCGAGGGCGAGGTGTTCGCGATCAACGACATCTGCTCGCACGCCAACGTCTCGCTCTCCGAGGGCGAGGTCGAGGACTGCTCGATCGAGTGCTGGCTGCACGGCTCCAGCTTCGACCTGCGCACCGGCAAGCCGTCCGGTCTTCCCGCGACGCGCCCCGTCCCCGTATACCCCGTAAAGATCGAAGGGGACGACGTGCTCGTCTCCGTCACCCAGGAGTCCTGA
- the sufC gene encoding Fe-S cluster assembly ATPase SufC, with the protein MATLEIHDLHVSVEAENGPREILKGVDLTVKQGETHAIMGPNGSGKSTLAYSLAGHPKYTITGGTVTLDGEDVLEMSVDERARAGVFLAMQYPVEVPGVSVSNFLRTSATAIRGEAPKLRTWVKEVKEAMERLQMDPAFAERNVNEGFSGGEKKRHEILQLELLKPAIAILDETDSGLDVDALRVVSEGVNRVRETGQVGTLLITHYTRILRYIKPDHVHVFANGRIAESGGPELADKLEAEGYEAYVKGGTTA; encoded by the coding sequence ATGGCAACGCTTGAGATCCACGACCTGCACGTCTCCGTCGAGGCCGAGAACGGCCCGCGCGAGATCCTGAAGGGCGTCGACCTGACCGTGAAGCAGGGCGAGACGCACGCCATCATGGGCCCCAACGGCTCCGGCAAGTCGACGCTCGCCTACTCCCTCGCGGGTCACCCCAAGTACACGATCACCGGCGGCACCGTCACCCTCGACGGCGAGGACGTCCTTGAGATGTCCGTCGACGAGCGCGCCCGGGCCGGCGTCTTCCTCGCCATGCAGTACCCGGTCGAGGTCCCCGGCGTCTCGGTCTCCAACTTCCTGCGCACCTCCGCCACCGCGATCCGCGGCGAGGCCCCCAAGCTCCGCACCTGGGTCAAGGAGGTCAAGGAGGCCATGGAGCGCCTCCAGATGGACCCGGCGTTCGCCGAGCGCAACGTCAACGAGGGCTTCTCCGGCGGTGAGAAGAAGCGCCACGAGATCCTCCAGCTTGAGCTGCTGAAGCCGGCCATCGCGATCCTCGACGAGACCGACTCCGGCCTCGACGTCGACGCGCTGCGGGTCGTCTCCGAGGGCGTCAACCGCGTCCGCGAGACCGGCCAGGTGGGCACCCTGCTCATCACCCACTACACGCGCATCCTGCGCTACATCAAGCCCGACCACGTCCACGTCTTCGCCAACGGTCGGATCGCCGAGTCCGGCGGCCCGGAGCTGGCGGACAAGCTGGAGGCCGAGGGCTACGAGGCTTACGTGAAGGGTGGTACGACCGCGTGA
- a CDS encoding cysteine desulfurase → MTLLPGLLDTEAIRKDFPLLDRLVHDGKKIVYLDNAATSQKPRQVLDALSAYYERHNANVHRGVHVLAEEATALYEGARDKVAAFVNAPSRDEVIFTKNASESLNLVANMLGWADEPYRVDRDTEIVITEMEHHSNIVPWQLLSQRTGAKLKWFGLTDDGRLDLTNINEVITDRTKVVSFTLVSNLLGTVNPVEAIVRRAQEVGALVVVDASQAAPHMVLDVQALQADFVAFTGHKMCGPTGIGVLWGRQELLEDLPPFLGGGEMIETVSMHSSTYAPAPHKFEAGTPPIAQAVGLGAAVDYLSSIGMENIARHEHVITEYAVQRLLEVPDLRIIGPSTAEDRGATISFTLGDIHPHDVGQVLDEQGIAVRVGHHCARPVCLRYGIPATTRASFYLYSTPAEVDALVEGLEHVRNFFG, encoded by the coding sequence GTGACACTGCTGCCGGGCCTCCTCGACACCGAGGCGATCCGCAAGGACTTCCCCCTCCTGGACCGCCTGGTCCACGACGGCAAGAAGATCGTGTACCTGGACAACGCGGCGACGTCCCAGAAGCCGCGCCAGGTCCTCGACGCCTTGAGCGCCTACTACGAACGCCACAACGCCAACGTCCACCGCGGCGTGCATGTGCTCGCCGAGGAGGCCACGGCGCTGTACGAAGGCGCCCGCGACAAGGTCGCCGCCTTCGTCAACGCGCCGAGCCGCGACGAGGTGATCTTCACCAAGAACGCCTCGGAGTCGCTCAACCTCGTTGCCAACATGCTGGGTTGGGCCGACGAGCCCTACCGCGTGGACCGCGACACCGAGATCGTCATCACGGAGATGGAGCACCACTCCAACATCGTCCCGTGGCAGCTGCTCTCGCAGCGCACCGGCGCGAAGCTGAAGTGGTTCGGCCTCACCGACGACGGCCGGCTGGACCTCACCAACATCAACGAGGTCATCACCGACCGCACCAAGGTCGTCTCCTTCACCCTGGTGTCCAACCTCCTGGGCACAGTCAACCCGGTCGAGGCGATCGTCCGGCGCGCCCAGGAAGTCGGCGCGCTGGTGGTCGTCGACGCCTCGCAGGCCGCGCCGCACATGGTCCTGGACGTCCAGGCGCTGCAGGCCGACTTCGTGGCCTTCACCGGCCACAAGATGTGCGGCCCGACCGGCATCGGCGTGCTGTGGGGCCGCCAGGAACTGCTGGAGGACCTCCCGCCGTTCCTCGGTGGCGGCGAGATGATCGAGACCGTCTCGATGCACTCCTCCACCTACGCCCCGGCGCCGCACAAGTTCGAGGCCGGTACGCCCCCGATCGCCCAGGCCGTCGGCCTCGGCGCCGCGGTGGACTACCTCTCCTCGATCGGCATGGAGAACATCGCGCGCCACGAGCACGTGATCACCGAGTACGCCGTCCAGCGGCTGCTGGAGGTCCCCGACCTGAGGATCATCGGCCCGAGCACGGCCGAGGACCGCGGGGCGACGATCTCCTTCACGCTCGGCGACATCCACCCGCACGACGTCGGCCAGGTGCTGGACGAGCAGGGCATCGCCGTCCGGGTGGGCCACCACTGCGCGCGCCCGGTCTGCCTGCGCTACGGGATTCCCGCGACCACGCGGGCGTCGTTCTACCTGTACTCCACCCCGGCCGAGGTCGACGCCCTGGTCGAGGGCCTGGAACACGTCCGCAACTTCTTCGGTTGA
- the sufU gene encoding Fe-S cluster assembly sulfur transfer protein SufU translates to MKLDSMYQDVILDHYKHPHGRGLRDGDAEVHHVNPTCGDEITLRVKYDGTTIADVSYEGQGCSISQASASVLNDLLVGKELGEAQRIQETFLELMQSKGQVEPDDAMEEVLEDAVAFAGVSKYPARVKCALLSWMAWKDATAKALSQEAKTA, encoded by the coding sequence GTGAAGCTGGATTCCATGTACCAGGACGTCATCCTGGACCACTACAAGCACCCCCACGGGCGCGGGCTCCGGGACGGCGACGCCGAGGTGCACCACGTCAACCCCACGTGCGGCGACGAGATCACGCTGCGCGTCAAGTACGACGGCACCACGATCGCGGACGTGTCCTACGAGGGGCAGGGCTGCTCGATCAGCCAGGCCAGTGCGTCGGTGCTCAACGACCTCCTGGTCGGCAAGGAGCTCGGCGAGGCGCAGCGGATCCAGGAGACCTTCTTGGAGCTGATGCAGTCCAAGGGCCAGGTGGAGCCGGACGACGCCATGGAGGAGGTGCTGGAGGACGCGGTCGCGTTCGCCGGCGTCTCGAAGTACCCGGCGCGCGTGAAGTGCGCCCTGCTGAGCTGGATGGCCTGGAAGGACGCCACGGCCAAGGCCCTTTCCCAGGAGGCGAAGACCGCATGA
- a CDS encoding metal-sulfur cluster assembly factor has protein sequence MTDTPTTTKPASEEEVREALYDVVDPELGIDVVNLGLIYGIHVDDANIATIDMTLTSAACPLTDVIEDQAKSATDGIVNELKINWVWMPPWGPDKITDDGREQLRALGFNV, from the coding sequence ATGACCGACACCCCGACCACCACCAAGCCGGCCTCCGAGGAGGAGGTCCGCGAGGCGCTGTACGACGTCGTCGACCCCGAGCTGGGCATCGACGTCGTCAACCTCGGGCTGATCTACGGCATCCACGTCGACGATGCCAACATCGCCACCATCGACATGACGCTGACCTCGGCGGCCTGCCCGCTGACCGACGTCATCGAGGACCAGGCGAAGTCCGCCACGGACGGGATCGTCAACGAGCTGAAGATCAACTGGGTCTGGATGCCGCCGTGGGGCCCGGACAAGATCACCGACGACGGGCGCGAGCAGCTTCGCGCGCTCGGCTTCAACGTCTGA
- a CDS encoding DMT family transporter: MAYVTLAGAILSEILATTSMKYSEGFSKLWPSLGTALGYVLAFALLAQTLKTMSMGTAYAIWAGVGTAIIAAIGMVLLGESTSPVKVLGVLLVIAGVVVLNLGGAH, encoded by the coding sequence ATGGCCTATGTGACGCTCGCCGGCGCGATCCTCTCCGAGATCCTCGCGACCACATCGATGAAGTACAGCGAGGGCTTCAGCAAGCTGTGGCCCTCCCTCGGCACCGCGCTCGGATACGTACTCGCCTTCGCCCTGCTCGCCCAGACGCTCAAGACGATGAGCATGGGGACCGCCTATGCGATCTGGGCCGGGGTGGGCACCGCGATCATCGCCGCGATCGGCATGGTGCTCCTGGGCGAGAGCACCAGCCCGGTGAAGGTCCTTGGGGTGCTGCTGGTCATCGCCGGGGTCGTGGTGCTCAACCTCGGAGGGGCGCACTGA
- a CDS encoding TetR/AcrR family transcriptional regulator — translation MARRYDPDRRQRIIDAAIEVVGERGIAGLSHRAVAAAADVPLGSTTYHFASLDDLLVAALRQANGWWLADFARWVEGLDLTVPLADEVARLVADTLAGDRARVELEYELYLAALRHEAVRPMAAECLDEMVALLGRRLGDTATARAVVAFTDGLLLQHLLTGQPFQVATVREGLAGVMGAASGPVAAAGPASGGGRSGAPGPTHGTGSPRRAGSG, via the coding sequence ATGGCCCGGCGCTATGACCCGGACCGGCGGCAGCGGATCATCGACGCGGCCATCGAGGTGGTCGGCGAGCGCGGCATCGCGGGGCTCAGCCACCGCGCGGTGGCCGCCGCCGCGGACGTCCCGCTGGGCTCGACCACGTACCACTTCGCCTCCCTCGACGACCTGCTGGTCGCCGCGTTGCGACAGGCCAACGGCTGGTGGCTGGCGGACTTCGCCCGCTGGGTGGAGGGGCTCGACCTGACCGTCCCGCTCGCCGACGAGGTGGCCCGGCTGGTCGCCGACACCCTCGCCGGGGACCGGGCGCGGGTGGAGCTGGAGTACGAGCTGTATCTGGCCGCGCTGCGCCACGAGGCGGTCCGGCCGATGGCCGCCGAGTGCCTGGACGAGATGGTGGCGCTGCTCGGCCGGCGGCTCGGCGACACGGCCACCGCCCGGGCGGTGGTGGCCTTCACCGACGGGCTGCTGCTCCAACACCTGCTCACCGGCCAGCCCTTCCAAGTCGCCACCGTGCGCGAGGGGTTGGCGGGCGTGATGGGCGCCGCGAGCGGGCCGGTGGCGGCTGCCGGGCCGGCGTCCGGGGGCGGGCGGTCGGGCGCCCCGGGACCGACGCATGGGACCGGTTCGCCTCGGCGGGCGGGCTCCGGTTAG
- the dapD gene encoding 2,3,4,5-tetrahydropyridine-2,6-dicarboxylate N-succinyltransferase, whose amino-acid sequence MTDAATSSRTTGAVAAGLATVAADGTVLDTWFPAPSLVAEPGPAGTERLADDRATELLGAAVLKAIGPDPVRDVEVVAVRTVIASLDDKPLDAHDAYLRLHLLSHRLVKPHGQSLEGVFGLLANVAWTSLGPVPVDQLETARLNARAEGLHLQVTSVDKFPRMTDYVAPAGVRIADADRVRLGAHLAAGTTVMHEGFVNFNAGTLGTSMIEGRISAGVVIGDGSDIGGGASTMGTLSGGGKQIISIGERCLLGAESGIGIALGDECVVEAGLYVTAGTRVTLPDGQIVKALELSGADNILFRRNSTTGTVEARPNKAVWGGLNEILHSHN is encoded by the coding sequence ATGACCGATGCTGCAACTTCCTCTCGCACCACCGGCGCCGTCGCCGCCGGCCTCGCCACCGTCGCCGCCGACGGCACCGTCCTCGACACCTGGTTCCCCGCGCCCTCGCTCGTCGCCGAGCCCGGCCCGGCCGGCACCGAGCGGCTGGCCGACGACCGCGCCACGGAGCTGCTGGGTGCCGCCGTCCTCAAGGCGATCGGCCCGGACCCGGTCCGCGACGTGGAGGTCGTGGCCGTCCGCACGGTCATCGCCTCCCTCGACGACAAGCCGCTGGACGCGCACGACGCCTACCTGCGCCTGCACCTGCTCAGCCACCGCCTGGTCAAGCCGCACGGCCAGAGCCTGGAGGGCGTCTTCGGCCTGCTGGCCAACGTCGCCTGGACCTCGCTCGGCCCGGTGCCGGTCGACCAACTGGAGACGGCCCGGCTCAACGCCCGCGCCGAGGGCCTGCACCTCCAGGTCACCAGCGTCGACAAGTTCCCGCGGATGACCGACTACGTGGCGCCCGCCGGCGTCCGGATCGCCGACGCCGACCGGGTGCGACTGGGCGCCCACCTCGCCGCCGGCACCACCGTCATGCACGAGGGCTTCGTCAACTTCAACGCCGGCACCCTGGGCACCTCCATGATCGAGGGCCGGATCAGCGCCGGCGTGGTGATCGGCGACGGCTCCGACATCGGCGGCGGCGCCTCCACCATGGGCACCCTCTCCGGCGGCGGCAAGCAGATCATCTCCATCGGCGAGCGCTGCCTGCTCGGCGCCGAGTCCGGCATCGGCATCGCGCTCGGCGACGAGTGCGTGGTCGAGGCCGGCCTGTACGTGACCGCCGGCACCCGGGTCACCCTGCCCGACGGCCAGATCGTCAAGGCACTGGAGCTGTCCGGCGCCGACAACATCCTCTTCCGTCGTAACTCCACCACCGGCACGGTCGAGGCCCGCCCGAACAAGGCGGTCTGGGGCGGTCTCAACGAGATCCTGCACAGCCACAACTGA